A DNA window from Arachis hypogaea cultivar Tifrunner chromosome 18, arahy.Tifrunner.gnm2.J5K5, whole genome shotgun sequence contains the following coding sequences:
- the LOC112770765 gene encoding homeobox-leucine zipper protein REVOLUTA isoform X1 encodes MAMAVAQHHHRESSIDKHLDSSGKYVRYTAEQVEALERVYIECPKPSSLRRQQLIRDCPILANIEPKQIKVWFQNRRCREKQRKEASRLQTVNRKLTAMNKLLMEENDRLQKQVSQLVCENGYMKQQLHTLQPSAATTDASCDPVVSSSTTQQSMRDANSPAGFLSIAEETLAEFLSKATGTAVDWVQMPGMKPGPDSVGIFAISQSCSGVAARACGLVSLEPTKIAEILKDRPSWFRDCRSLEVFTMFPAGNGGTIELVYTQTYAPTTLAPARDFWTIRYTTTLENGSLVVCERSLSGSGTGPNAAAAAQFVRAEMRPSGYLIRPCEGGGSIIHIVDHLNLEAWSVPEVLRPLYESSKVVAQKMTIAALRYIRQIAQETSGEVVYGLGRQPAVLRTFSQRLSRGFNDAVNGFNDDGWSVLNCDGAEDVIIAVSSTKNFSGTSNPASSLTFLGGILCAKASMLLQNIPPAVLVRFLREHRSEWADFNVDAYSAASLKSGSYAYPGMRPTRFTGNQTIMSLGHTIEHQEMLEVIRLEGHSLAQEDAFASRDVHLLQLCSGIDENAVGACSELIFAPIDEMFPDDAPLLPSGFRIIPLDSKPGDKKDSMTGSQTLDLTSGFEVGPTTNGARDAVSCHSARSVLTIAFQFPFDSSLQDNVAVMARQYIRSVISSVQRVAMAISPSGINPAIGSKLSPGSPEALTLANWICCSYSYYLGAELLRSDSLIGESVLKHLWQHQDAILCCSLKSVPVFIFANQAGLDMLETTLVALQDITLDKIFDESGRKALFADFAKLMQQGFAYLPAGICMSTMGRHVSFEQAIAWKVLAEEDNSVHCLAFSFVNWSFV; translated from the exons atggctATGGCTGTGGCTCAGCATCATCATAGGGAGAGCAGCATTGACAAGCATCTTGATTCCTCAGGAAAATATGTTAGGTACACTGCTGAGCAAGTTGAAGCACTTGAAAGAGTTTACATTGAGTGCCCTAAACCTAGCTCCTTGAGGAGGCAGCAGTTGATTAGAGACTGCCCCATTCTTGCAAACATAGAGCCCAAGCAAATCAAAGTTTGGTTCCAGAACCGCAG GTGTAGAGAGAAGCAGAGGAAAGAGGCTTCACGGCTTCAGACCGTGAACCGCAAGCTCACGGCGATGAATAAACTGTTAATGGAGGAAAATGATCGATTACAGAAGCAGGTGTCGCAGCTGGTGTGTGAGAATGGGTATATGAAGCAGCAGTTGCATACT CTTCAGCCATCAGCAGCAACCACTGATGCAAGCTGTGATCCAGTGGTTTCGAGTTCGACTACTCAGCAATCTATGAGAGATGCTAATAGTCCCGCAGG ATTCCTATCAATTGCAGAGGAGACCTTGGCAGAGTTCCTTTCAAAGGCTACAGGAACTGCTGTTGATTGGGTTCAGATGCCTGGGATGAAG CCTGGTCCGGATTCGGTTGGGATCTTTGCTATTTCGCAAAGTTGCAGTGGGGTGGCAGCTCGAGCCTGTGGTCTTGTCAGTCTCGAACCTACAAAG ATTGCAGAGATCCTAAAAGACCGCCCCTCTTGGTTTCGGGATTGCCGGAGCCTAGAGGTTTTCACAATGTTTCCCGCTGGAAATGGAGGCACAATTGAACTTGTTTACACCCAG ACATATGCTCCTACCACACTGGCTCCTGCCCGGGATTTCTGGACTATTAGATACACTACAACTCTGGAAAATGGCAGTCTTGTG GTTTGTGAGAGGTCACTATCTGGTTCTGGGACTGGGCCTAATGCAGCTGCTGCTGCCCAGTTTGTGAGGGCTGAAATGCGGCCTAGTGGCTACTTGATTCGACCATGTGAAGGTGGAGGATCAATCATTCACATTGTAGACCACCTAAACCTTGAG GCATGGAGTGTGCCAGAAGTGCTGCGACCACTATATGAATCATCAAAAGTGGTAGCTCAGAAAATGACAATTGCG GCGCTACGTTATATCAGGCAAATAGCCCAAGAAACAAGCGGTGAAGTGGTTTATGGCCTGGGTAGGCAACCTGCCGTTCTGAGAACTTTCAGTCAAAGGTTGAGCAG AGGTTTCAATGATGCTGTCAATGGTTTCAATGACGATGGCTGGTCTGTACTGAACTGTGATGGTGCCGAGGATGTAATTATTGCAGTTAGTTCAACCAAGAACTTTAGTGGAACTTCTAATCCAGCAAGTTCCCTTACATTCCTTGGAGGAATTCTGTGTGCAAAAGCTTCTATGTTACTCCAA AACATCCCTCCTGCAGTTTTGGTTCGTTTCCTGAGGGAACATCGCTCGGAGTGGGCTGATTTTAATGTCGATGCCTATTCTGCTGCATCACTGAAATCTGGCTCATATGCCTATCCAGGAATGAGGCCTACAAGATTCACTGGCAATCAAACAATCATGTCCCTTGGACATACAATTGAACATCAAGAG ATGCTGGAAGTTATCCGTCTTGAAGGACACTCTCTTGCTCAAGAAGATGCATTTGCCTCTAGGGACGTTCATCTCTTGCAG TTATGTAGTGGAATTGACGAGAATGCCGTGGGGGCTTGTTCTGAGCTCATATTTGCTCCTATTGATGAAATGTTCCCAGATGATGCTCCATTGTTGCCTTCCGGTTTCCGCATTATCCCGTTGGATTCAAAACCA ggtgataaaaaggattcAATGACAGGAAGTCAAACCCTGGATTTGACATCTGGTTTTGAAGTTGGCCCAACAACAAATGGTGCACGCGATGCGGTATCATGTCATAGTGCTCGGTCGGTGTTGACTATTGCCTTCCAGTTTCCTTTTGACAGTAGTCTGCAGGATAATGTTGCTGTCATGGCACGCCAGTACATCCGTAGTGTGATTTCCTCTGTGCAGAGGGTTGCCATGGCGATTTCTCCATCTGGTATAAACCCGGCAATTGGCTCAAAACTCTCTCCTGGTTCTCCAGAGGCTCTTACACTAGCCAACTGGATCTGCTGCAGTTATAG TTATTATTTGGGGGCAGAGTTGCTGAGATCTGATTCTCTCATTGGCGAGTCAGTGCTTAAACATTTGTGGCAACATCAGGATGCCATTTTGTGCTGTTCTTTGAAG TCGGTGCCGGTGTTCATCTTTGCAAACCAGGCCGGCCTTGACATGTTGGAAACAACTTTGGTGGCTTTACAAGACATCACATTGGATAAAATATTTGATGAGTCTGGACGCAAGGCATTGTTTGCAGATTTTGCCAAGTTAATGCAGCAG GGGTTTGCATATCTGCCGGCCGGAATCTGCATGTCAACGATGGGGCGACACGTATCGTTCGAGCAGGCCATTGCATGGAAAGTACTTGCAGAAGAAGATAACAGTGTTCATTGCTTAGCTTTCTCTTTCGTGAATTGGTCATTTGTATGA
- the LOC112770765 gene encoding homeobox-leucine zipper protein REVOLUTA isoform X2: MNKLLMEENDRLQKQVSQLVCENGYMKQQLHTLQPSAATTDASCDPVVSSSTTQQSMRDANSPAGFLSIAEETLAEFLSKATGTAVDWVQMPGMKPGPDSVGIFAISQSCSGVAARACGLVSLEPTKIAEILKDRPSWFRDCRSLEVFTMFPAGNGGTIELVYTQTYAPTTLAPARDFWTIRYTTTLENGSLVVCERSLSGSGTGPNAAAAAQFVRAEMRPSGYLIRPCEGGGSIIHIVDHLNLEAWSVPEVLRPLYESSKVVAQKMTIAALRYIRQIAQETSGEVVYGLGRQPAVLRTFSQRLSRGFNDAVNGFNDDGWSVLNCDGAEDVIIAVSSTKNFSGTSNPASSLTFLGGILCAKASMLLQNIPPAVLVRFLREHRSEWADFNVDAYSAASLKSGSYAYPGMRPTRFTGNQTIMSLGHTIEHQEMLEVIRLEGHSLAQEDAFASRDVHLLQLCSGIDENAVGACSELIFAPIDEMFPDDAPLLPSGFRIIPLDSKPGDKKDSMTGSQTLDLTSGFEVGPTTNGARDAVSCHSARSVLTIAFQFPFDSSLQDNVAVMARQYIRSVISSVQRVAMAISPSGINPAIGSKLSPGSPEALTLANWICCSYSYYLGAELLRSDSLIGESVLKHLWQHQDAILCCSLKSVPVFIFANQAGLDMLETTLVALQDITLDKIFDESGRKALFADFAKLMQQGFAYLPAGICMSTMGRHVSFEQAIAWKVLAEEDNSVHCLAFSFVNWSFV, from the exons ATGAATAAACTGTTAATGGAGGAAAATGATCGATTACAGAAGCAGGTGTCGCAGCTGGTGTGTGAGAATGGGTATATGAAGCAGCAGTTGCATACT CTTCAGCCATCAGCAGCAACCACTGATGCAAGCTGTGATCCAGTGGTTTCGAGTTCGACTACTCAGCAATCTATGAGAGATGCTAATAGTCCCGCAGG ATTCCTATCAATTGCAGAGGAGACCTTGGCAGAGTTCCTTTCAAAGGCTACAGGAACTGCTGTTGATTGGGTTCAGATGCCTGGGATGAAG CCTGGTCCGGATTCGGTTGGGATCTTTGCTATTTCGCAAAGTTGCAGTGGGGTGGCAGCTCGAGCCTGTGGTCTTGTCAGTCTCGAACCTACAAAG ATTGCAGAGATCCTAAAAGACCGCCCCTCTTGGTTTCGGGATTGCCGGAGCCTAGAGGTTTTCACAATGTTTCCCGCTGGAAATGGAGGCACAATTGAACTTGTTTACACCCAG ACATATGCTCCTACCACACTGGCTCCTGCCCGGGATTTCTGGACTATTAGATACACTACAACTCTGGAAAATGGCAGTCTTGTG GTTTGTGAGAGGTCACTATCTGGTTCTGGGACTGGGCCTAATGCAGCTGCTGCTGCCCAGTTTGTGAGGGCTGAAATGCGGCCTAGTGGCTACTTGATTCGACCATGTGAAGGTGGAGGATCAATCATTCACATTGTAGACCACCTAAACCTTGAG GCATGGAGTGTGCCAGAAGTGCTGCGACCACTATATGAATCATCAAAAGTGGTAGCTCAGAAAATGACAATTGCG GCGCTACGTTATATCAGGCAAATAGCCCAAGAAACAAGCGGTGAAGTGGTTTATGGCCTGGGTAGGCAACCTGCCGTTCTGAGAACTTTCAGTCAAAGGTTGAGCAG AGGTTTCAATGATGCTGTCAATGGTTTCAATGACGATGGCTGGTCTGTACTGAACTGTGATGGTGCCGAGGATGTAATTATTGCAGTTAGTTCAACCAAGAACTTTAGTGGAACTTCTAATCCAGCAAGTTCCCTTACATTCCTTGGAGGAATTCTGTGTGCAAAAGCTTCTATGTTACTCCAA AACATCCCTCCTGCAGTTTTGGTTCGTTTCCTGAGGGAACATCGCTCGGAGTGGGCTGATTTTAATGTCGATGCCTATTCTGCTGCATCACTGAAATCTGGCTCATATGCCTATCCAGGAATGAGGCCTACAAGATTCACTGGCAATCAAACAATCATGTCCCTTGGACATACAATTGAACATCAAGAG ATGCTGGAAGTTATCCGTCTTGAAGGACACTCTCTTGCTCAAGAAGATGCATTTGCCTCTAGGGACGTTCATCTCTTGCAG TTATGTAGTGGAATTGACGAGAATGCCGTGGGGGCTTGTTCTGAGCTCATATTTGCTCCTATTGATGAAATGTTCCCAGATGATGCTCCATTGTTGCCTTCCGGTTTCCGCATTATCCCGTTGGATTCAAAACCA ggtgataaaaaggattcAATGACAGGAAGTCAAACCCTGGATTTGACATCTGGTTTTGAAGTTGGCCCAACAACAAATGGTGCACGCGATGCGGTATCATGTCATAGTGCTCGGTCGGTGTTGACTATTGCCTTCCAGTTTCCTTTTGACAGTAGTCTGCAGGATAATGTTGCTGTCATGGCACGCCAGTACATCCGTAGTGTGATTTCCTCTGTGCAGAGGGTTGCCATGGCGATTTCTCCATCTGGTATAAACCCGGCAATTGGCTCAAAACTCTCTCCTGGTTCTCCAGAGGCTCTTACACTAGCCAACTGGATCTGCTGCAGTTATAG TTATTATTTGGGGGCAGAGTTGCTGAGATCTGATTCTCTCATTGGCGAGTCAGTGCTTAAACATTTGTGGCAACATCAGGATGCCATTTTGTGCTGTTCTTTGAAG TCGGTGCCGGTGTTCATCTTTGCAAACCAGGCCGGCCTTGACATGTTGGAAACAACTTTGGTGGCTTTACAAGACATCACATTGGATAAAATATTTGATGAGTCTGGACGCAAGGCATTGTTTGCAGATTTTGCCAAGTTAATGCAGCAG GGGTTTGCATATCTGCCGGCCGGAATCTGCATGTCAACGATGGGGCGACACGTATCGTTCGAGCAGGCCATTGCATGGAAAGTACTTGCAGAAGAAGATAACAGTGTTCATTGCTTAGCTTTCTCTTTCGTGAATTGGTCATTTGTATGA